The sequence GATTGCCTCAATGCGGCCATCCATCATATCAGATGGAGCAACCATATCTGCACCAGCCTTTGCGTGTGATACAGCTTCTTTTGCAAGCAATTCAAGGGTAGGATCATTCTGGACATATCCATTTTTAACAATACCGCAATGTCCATGGTTTGTATATTCACACATACATACATCTGTTATCAAATAAAGTTCTGGAACTGCATCCTTAATCGCCCTTATTGCATTTTGAACAACCCCATATTCATCATACGCACCTGAACCTATATCATCTTTATATTCGGGGATTCCAAAAATTATTACGGCAGGTATGCCAAGAGAATGTATCTCTTTCGCATGTTTAACCACTTTATCAACAGACTCCTGAAAACATCCTGGCATCGATGATATTTCTTTTCTAACACCTTTTCCAAAAGTAACAAAAAGTGGATATATGAAATTATCAGGAGAAAGTGAAGTCTCCCTCACCATTCTCCTGATTGTTTCATTTTTTCGTAATCTTCTTGGCCTGTGGATTGGAAACATCTGTTATACTTTAATTTTTAGCCGCAGGAGTCACATCCGGAATTACAGGAACCACAAGATGGAATTCCGCCGGTAAGTACAAAACCCTCTCTTTCATCGTCTGAATAATAATCAAGTTCCATCCCTGCAAGGGAACTTATTAAATGTTTATCAACAAAGACTCTTAAACCGTTTTTTTCGATAACTTCATCATTGGGCATTTGTCCTTCTTGTAAATTAAGACCATAAGATGGCCCGCAACAACTTTCGCCTGCTAAATAAACACGTATCCCCCATTCAGCCTTACCTTCCTGAACAAGTAACGCCTTTGCTTTCTCAGCAGCCTTATCCGATATCGTCATTCTCATACCTCCAAAAGTTAATTTATATAATTTAATAAATTTATTTATAAAAAGTAAAATAAAATTCAATACTCTTCGTAATCCTTGTTATAAGATGGTAAATAATTACTGATCTTATACTTCCTTATAAAGGAATGCATTTATAATTAAATCTATTTATTATATTGAATATTTACTATTATTTGGCTTATGACAAAAATTATTGAAACAGTAATTACTTTTATATTAATATTTATCAATTAGCATGAAGAGAATTGCAAACAGGAGGTTTACATGAAAAAAGTTCTTGCAATATTTTTATTATTGACCCTTGCAGGTTTCGGTTGTGCACCTAAGAAGGTTGCAGTAACCGGAGAACCTGAACAACAGCAACAAACAGGGATATCTTCACAAGAAACTTCCAAGAGAGATATAAAGCCCGAAGAAAGGATTACAGAACAGCGACTCGCTAAGATAGAATCGGAGGATGAAATAAAACAGACAAAAGAAGAGAGTGGCAGATTCAGTGATATATATTTTGATTTTGATATGTATGATATCCGATCTGATGCAAAACCTGTTTTAGAGGAAGTTGCTTCCTGGATGCTGAAAAACACCAACGCCAAACTTTTAATTGAGGGGCATTGTGATGAAAGAGGCACCAATGAATATAACCTTGCCCTTGGAGACAGAAGGGGAAAAGCAGCAAGAGATTACCTTATTGCACTGGGCGTAGCATCACAAAGAATTGAAATAATAAGCTACGGAGAAGAAAAACCTACTTGTACAGATCAGACAGAAGAATGCTGGGCAAAAAACCGGAGAGCTCATTTCATAATAGTTAAGGAACCGGTTAAATAGTGGGGGAAAGACTAATATCAATCTTTATCAAATCCTTTAAAATTGCATATTGTGTAGTATTTATTTTATTCTGCCTCTTGTTTGCCTGTGTAACAAGACAGGACGTTGATATGGTTAGATATGACATTAACAAACTTCAAATGCAGAATATTGAACTCAAAAATGAAATAAACTCTTTGCATGAGAAAACAAAAGGGGTTGCAAAAGAGGATTCATTTAACGTTGTAAGAGCAAGTCAGGCTGAACTTCAGAGCACCCTCAATAATTTATCGAAGGATATTCAGAATCTCAGTGGAAGGTTTGATGAGAGTAAATTTTATACAGAAAATACACTGAAAAATATGACAACAGAGATAGATATTATTAAATTACAAATAACAAGTCTTGAAGGACAGATAAAAGATATCAAAACTAAATTGGATACCATGGAAAATCAGATACAACAACAGAAAGAAAAAGCAAAGGAACAGAAAAAAGAAGAAATAGACTTATCTAAAAAAGAGGAGACTTCAGGAGAGGATGCAAGTTATGGAGCAAAGGCAAAATATGATGCTGCATATGCCACATTTGAGAGTAAAAAATATAGAGAGGCAAGAGACCAGTTTGAATATTTTACAAGAGAATTTCCAAATAATGATCTAACTGCCAATGCATATTTCTGGATTGCAGAAACATATTACAGGGAAAAAGACTATGAAAATGCAATTCTTGCCTATGAGACATTACTAAAAAAATATCCGGAAAACAAAAAAATACCAAATGCTCTTTATAAACAGGCTCTCTGTTTTATTGAAATAGGAGAGAACAAGGTTGGAAGGGTATTGCTTGAACAGGTGATTGACCGCTATCCACAATCAACTGAATCAAAGCTTGCTCAGAAAAAACTTGATGATCTAAATAAAAAACCAAGTAAAAAGAAATAATAGATTTTACTTATTTTCTAAAAGCATTTTATAATCCTAAAAGGAATAGGGACAATTTTATGACAAGAAAACGAATTGTTGCTATCCTTACTTTTTTCATCACTTTTTATATCCCTTTCATTTCTTATTGCCAGGATGAACAAGCTATTGACATAATTATTCAAAAAGATGATTGTCTAATAAAAATTGCAGAAAAATATCTTGAAAACCCTACTAAGTGGAGAGAACTTGCCAGAATAAATTCACTACATAACCCGGATTTGATCTATCCTGGACAGACTCTGCGCATTCCTATAAAACTTTTAAAGGGAAAACAGACTGATGGCGTAGTAAGTTTCATTAAAGGTAGTGTCCTTTACCAACCACCTAATTCGACTGAATGGAAAATGCTTTTTCTAAATGATCATATAAAAGAGGGATACAGGATAAAGACAGGAGATCAAAGCCGTATCGAGATTACATTTCAGGATAATCATTCTTTGCTTCAGGATTCAAATACAACTCTGGAATTATTCACCTCCCGTGAAAAAGCTAATTTTTATACTTACCAAAAATTATTTTTACTGACAGGTAAAACTATCACAAAGATTAAAAAAGCTACAGGTCGAGAATCCAGATTTCAGATAGACTCTCCTTCCGCAATCTGCGCAGTAAGGGGAACTACCTTTAGGACTTCTGTGGATGAGAATAATATAACACGTGCTGAAGTACTTCAGGGCAATGTTAATGTTGAAGCTATGAATCAAGTTGTGACTGTTGAGGAAGGTGAAGGAACCCTTGTAAGGAAAGGAGAAAAACCTTTAGTTCCTCAAAAACTTTTACCTCCACCCGCATTGATTAAAGTTGAGCCGATTTATAAAAATTTTCCGATTGTTCTTTCATTCACAAATATTGAGAATGCAGTCTCTTATAGAGTTATAT is a genomic window of Nitrospirota bacterium containing:
- the hemB gene encoding porphobilinogen synthase, with amino-acid sequence MFPIHRPRRLRKNETIRRMVRETSLSPDNFIYPLFVTFGKGVRKEISSMPGCFQESVDKVVKHAKEIHSLGIPAVIIFGIPEYKDDIGSGAYDEYGVVQNAIRAIKDAVPELYLITDVCMCEYTNHGHCGIVKNGYVQNDPTLELLAKEAVSHAKAGADMVAPSDMMDGRIEAIRVALDDEGFSEIPIMSYAAKYASAFYGPFREAAESSPKFGDRRSYQMDSANRREALKEVALDIEEGADIVMVKPALAYLDIISDVKDSFDIPVAAYNVSGEYSLVKAAGKLNWIDEKRIMMEILISIKRAGADIILTYFAKEAAKILNR
- a CDS encoding iron-sulfur cluster assembly accessory protein, whose product is MTISDKAAEKAKALLVQEGKAEWGIRVYLAGESCCGPSYGLNLQEGQMPNDEVIEKNGLRVFVDKHLISSLAGMELDYYSDDEREGFVLTGGIPSCGSCNSGCDSCG
- the pal gene encoding peptidoglycan-associated lipoprotein Pal; this translates as MKKVLAIFLLLTLAGFGCAPKKVAVTGEPEQQQQTGISSQETSKRDIKPEERITEQRLAKIESEDEIKQTKEESGRFSDIYFDFDMYDIRSDAKPVLEEVASWMLKNTNAKLLIEGHCDERGTNEYNLALGDRRGKAARDYLIALGVASQRIEIISYGEEKPTCTDQTEECWAKNRRAHFIIVKEPVK
- the ybgF gene encoding tol-pal system protein YbgF — its product is MVRYDINKLQMQNIELKNEINSLHEKTKGVAKEDSFNVVRASQAELQSTLNNLSKDIQNLSGRFDESKFYTENTLKNMTTEIDIIKLQITSLEGQIKDIKTKLDTMENQIQQQKEKAKEQKKEEIDLSKKEETSGEDASYGAKAKYDAAYATFESKKYREARDQFEYFTREFPNNDLTANAYFWIAETYYREKDYENAILAYETLLKKYPENKKIPNALYKQALCFIEIGENKVGRVLLEQVIDRYPQSTESKLAQKKLDDLNKKPSKKK
- a CDS encoding FecR domain-containing protein, with the protein product MTRKRIVAILTFFITFYIPFISYCQDEQAIDIIIQKDDCLIKIAEKYLENPTKWRELARINSLHNPDLIYPGQTLRIPIKLLKGKQTDGVVSFIKGSVLYQPPNSTEWKMLFLNDHIKEGYRIKTGDQSRIEITFQDNHSLLQDSNTTLELFTSREKANFYTYQKLFLLTGKTITKIKKATGRESRFQIDSPSAICAVRGTTFRTSVDENNITRAEVLQGNVNVEAMNQVVTVEEGEGTLVRKGEKPLVPQKLLPPPALIKVEPIYKNFPIVLSFTNIENAVSYRVIFSQDKDIKNIVYERVIKPHETFEIYPVEDGTYYLETRSIDNLGIEGLSSQAIPIKIRINPVPPFLEIPADQTVYRKKSILLKWLGVNDAVKYHIQISEDREFNIIFDESKDIKDTVYKTKNLDYKTYYFRISSIADDGYQGAWSNILSFTIQPAPPVEVPEIVDKKINITWLDLGVNMKYRFQLSTDKEFKDILINQLVEKSEIKIQKPKKSGTYFVRVSPIDPMGSEGDFSEPQMFEIKKSPFYKLLGILGTLGFLFFLTF